One part of the Corallococcus caeni genome encodes these proteins:
- a CDS encoding IscS subfamily cysteine desulfurase, with translation MSLPIYMDNHATTPMDPRVLEAMLPYLREDFGNAASRNHAFGWKAEAAVEKARRQVADLIGASEKEIVFTSGATESDNLAIKGVIEFYKSKGDHIITLKTEHKAVLDTCKRLERVRQERLDELKLLRLGQLAERDVSAEELPELSAKFNIDADETYKKWAELPTGGARVTYLDVEKDGRVSLEKLAAAMTPKTVLVSIMFANNEIGVVQPVAEIGKLCREKGVLFHCDAVQGVGKVPFDVEKMNVDLASISAHKMYGPKGVGALYVRRKPRVRIAPMVDGGGHERGMRSGTLNVASIVGFGAAAEVAKKDLPEEAARLLRLRERLRTGIMEQLDMVTVNGSLEHRMPGSLNISFSYVEGEALMMSIKDVAVSSGSACTSASLEPSYVLRALGVEEDMAHSSIRFGLGRFNTEEEVDFVIRLVVDKVRKLRDMSPLYEMAKEGIDLKSIEWTAH, from the coding sequence CTGAGCCTGCCCATCTACATGGACAACCACGCGACCACCCCGATGGACCCTCGGGTGCTGGAAGCGATGTTGCCCTACCTCCGCGAGGACTTCGGCAACGCGGCCAGCCGCAACCACGCGTTCGGCTGGAAGGCCGAGGCCGCGGTGGAGAAGGCGCGCCGGCAGGTGGCGGACCTCATCGGCGCGTCGGAGAAGGAGATCGTCTTCACCTCCGGCGCGACGGAGTCCGACAACCTGGCCATCAAGGGCGTCATCGAGTTCTACAAGTCCAAGGGCGACCACATCATCACCCTGAAGACCGAGCACAAGGCCGTGCTGGACACCTGCAAGCGCCTGGAGCGCGTGCGCCAGGAGCGGCTGGATGAGCTCAAGCTCTTGCGCCTGGGCCAGCTGGCCGAGCGCGACGTCTCCGCCGAGGAGCTTCCGGAGCTGTCCGCGAAGTTCAACATCGACGCGGACGAGACGTACAAGAAGTGGGCGGAGCTGCCCACGGGCGGCGCGCGCGTCACCTACCTGGACGTGGAGAAGGACGGCCGCGTGAGCCTGGAGAAGCTGGCCGCGGCGATGACGCCCAAGACGGTGCTCGTCTCCATCATGTTCGCCAACAACGAGATCGGCGTGGTCCAGCCGGTGGCGGAGATCGGCAAGCTGTGCCGTGAGAAGGGCGTCCTCTTCCACTGCGACGCGGTGCAGGGCGTGGGCAAGGTGCCCTTCGACGTGGAGAAGATGAACGTCGACCTGGCCTCCATCAGCGCGCACAAGATGTACGGCCCCAAGGGCGTGGGCGCCCTCTACGTGCGCCGCAAGCCGCGCGTGCGCATCGCGCCCATGGTGGACGGCGGCGGCCACGAGCGCGGCATGCGCAGCGGCACCCTGAACGTGGCGTCCATCGTCGGCTTCGGCGCGGCGGCGGAGGTCGCGAAGAAGGACCTGCCGGAGGAGGCCGCGCGCCTGCTGCGCCTGCGCGAGCGCCTGCGCACCGGCATCATGGAGCAGCTGGACATGGTGACGGTGAACGGCAGCCTGGAGCACCGCATGCCGGGCAGCCTCAACATCTCCTTCTCCTACGTGGAGGGCGAGGCCCTGATGATGTCCATCAAGGACGTCGCGGTGTCCTCCGGCTCCGCGTGCACCTCCGCGTCGCTGGAGCCCTCCTACGTGCTGCGCGCCCTGGGGGTCGAGGAGGACATGGCGCACAGCTCCATCCGCTTCGGCCTGGGCCGCTTCAACACGGAGGAGGAGGTCGACTTCGTCATCCGCCTCGTGGTGGACAAAGTCCGCAAGTTGCGAGACATGAGCCCCCTGTACGAGATGGCCAAGGAAGGCATCGACCTCAAGAGCATCGAGTGGACCGCCCACTAG
- a CDS encoding SPFH domain-containing protein, which translates to MSANAKSQARNHAQDTQQDMGRPSLIRLEGGLERSRYSDGWRAGKPAEDPDKVKKWGLITARPSEFLIHMRRGRVREVSGQGASCFKLPGDSVAIVPTSIQRLQFTADQVTSEKVGVAVTGLAVYRIADPLIAFRMLNFSYPERAQEKLAELLGEMFVGAARRLVANLSVEECLSRRKEGIAEELMREIAPVLSGRGRLEDRTDSGWGVLLDTIEIQDVRVLSSAVFEHMQARFRREQERQAREAELAKERFVRREETEAERVLNLQKLAAREEVRQRTQATDEQARLEQLAVEARLAQAKMEQVRQQQAERTSVEREVALAKLTAQEEVRTRTQVLKEQARLEALATDARLEEARLTSERQLAYNRAQGELEQLRWEQEAEAAKAQVELERLRRQQEAEAARHEVQLAEARQEAEQLSARLQVLLAKQSIAEAETGIAELELRRTRAQQGLEMERAKALRDIENSVSPEVIQLTLARQLPQVAAAFQQQMGEVHVTAVDGANPFGYIAAAVEGVMGLARSAGLKVPASPAQVPVG; encoded by the coding sequence ATGAGCGCCAACGCGAAGTCGCAGGCCCGGAACCACGCCCAGGACACGCAGCAGGACATGGGGCGGCCGTCGCTGATCCGCCTGGAGGGGGGCCTGGAGCGCTCCCGCTACTCGGACGGGTGGCGGGCGGGCAAGCCCGCGGAGGACCCGGACAAGGTGAAGAAGTGGGGGCTCATCACCGCGCGGCCCAGCGAGTTCCTCATCCACATGCGCCGCGGGCGCGTGCGCGAGGTGAGCGGCCAGGGCGCCAGCTGCTTCAAGCTGCCGGGGGACTCGGTGGCCATCGTGCCCACCAGCATCCAGCGGCTCCAGTTCACCGCAGATCAGGTGACCAGTGAGAAGGTGGGCGTCGCGGTGACGGGCCTGGCGGTGTACCGCATCGCGGATCCGCTGATTGCCTTCCGGATGCTCAACTTCAGCTACCCGGAGCGCGCGCAGGAGAAGCTGGCGGAGCTGCTCGGGGAGATGTTCGTGGGCGCGGCCCGGCGCCTGGTGGCGAACCTCTCCGTGGAGGAGTGCCTCAGCCGGCGCAAGGAGGGCATCGCGGAGGAGCTGATGCGCGAGATCGCCCCCGTGCTCTCCGGGCGGGGCAGGCTGGAGGACCGCACGGACTCCGGCTGGGGCGTGCTGCTGGACACGATTGAAATCCAGGACGTGCGCGTCCTGTCCTCGGCCGTCTTCGAGCACATGCAGGCCCGCTTCCGCCGCGAACAGGAGCGGCAGGCGCGCGAGGCGGAGCTGGCCAAGGAGCGCTTCGTGCGGCGCGAGGAGACGGAGGCCGAGCGCGTGCTCAACCTACAGAAGCTCGCCGCGCGCGAGGAGGTCCGCCAGCGCACCCAGGCCACGGACGAGCAGGCGCGGCTGGAGCAGCTCGCGGTGGAGGCGCGGCTCGCGCAGGCGAAGATGGAGCAGGTGCGCCAGCAACAGGCGGAGCGCACGTCCGTGGAGCGCGAGGTGGCGCTCGCGAAGCTGACCGCGCAGGAGGAGGTCCGCACGCGGACCCAGGTCCTGAAGGAGCAGGCCCGCCTGGAGGCGCTGGCCACGGACGCGCGGCTGGAGGAGGCGCGGCTCACCAGCGAACGGCAGCTCGCGTACAACCGCGCCCAGGGGGAATTGGAGCAGCTGCGCTGGGAGCAGGAGGCGGAGGCCGCCAAGGCGCAGGTGGAGCTGGAGCGGCTGCGCCGTCAGCAGGAGGCGGAGGCCGCGCGTCACGAGGTGCAGCTCGCCGAGGCCCGGCAGGAGGCCGAGCAGCTGTCCGCCCGGCTCCAGGTGCTGCTGGCGAAGCAGTCCATCGCGGAGGCGGAGACCGGCATCGCGGAGCTGGAGCTGCGGCGCACCCGGGCGCAGCAGGGGCTGGAGATGGAGCGCGCGAAGGCGCTGCGCGACATCGAGAACTCGGTGAGCCCGGAGGTCATCCAGCTGACGTTGGCGCGGCAGCTGCCGCAGGTGGCGGCGGCCTTCCAGCAGCAGATGGGCGAGGTGCACGTGACGGCGGTGGATGGAGCGAACCCCTTTGGCTACATCGCCGCCGCCGTGGAGGGCGTGATGGGGCTGGCGCGCTCCGCGGGCCTGAAGGTGCCTGCCTCCCCTGCTCAGGTGCCGGTGGGGTAG
- a CDS encoding protein-disulfide reductase DsbD family protein has protein sequence MDTKKLTLAAVVAGVAVAVVPWLLPTGPSAGLDAARFLESGSLAWGALVVFAGGLLTAMTPCVYPLIPITVSVFGARKAEGRGRSLALTSSYIVGMGVVFSALGILAAKTGQAFGSMLGSPPVVMGLALFLLLLASSMFGAFELALPSSMQTKLSNVGGAGLAGAFVMGSVSGFLAAPCTGPVLTGLLAFVAKSANTTLGATLLFIYALGIGVPFFLIGVFTVRLPRGGVWMEWVKSVLGIMLVALAFSYLKDAFPWARDTVKALGAQVGQVPGAVVAAVLVTVGVLVGAVHRSFKEGPREFGFKALGVALVVGALVVRGGALDARPTGELWVRLGLQEHPVAPSWQWHHVMPAKTATFDASQFEQVLAAAKKEGRPVLIDFFADWCAACKELDRLTYPSSEVISQAQDSRFLTIKIDATNSEDHLDALMEKLGVEGLPTVAFVNPDGTVLTKPRVTGFLEPVPFAAEMQKVVLQ, from the coding sequence ATGGACACGAAGAAGCTGACGCTGGCGGCGGTGGTGGCGGGAGTGGCGGTGGCGGTGGTGCCGTGGCTGTTGCCCACGGGGCCGAGCGCCGGGCTGGACGCGGCCCGGTTCCTGGAGTCCGGCAGCCTCGCGTGGGGCGCGCTGGTGGTGTTCGCCGGCGGCCTGCTCACCGCGATGACGCCGTGCGTGTACCCGCTCATCCCCATCACCGTGTCGGTGTTCGGCGCGCGGAAGGCGGAGGGGCGGGGCCGCTCGCTGGCGCTGACGTCGTCGTACATCGTGGGCATGGGCGTGGTGTTCAGCGCGCTGGGCATCCTGGCGGCGAAGACGGGCCAGGCCTTCGGCTCCATGCTGGGCAGCCCCCCCGTGGTGATGGGGCTGGCGCTGTTCCTGCTGCTGCTGGCCTCGTCGATGTTCGGCGCGTTCGAATTGGCGCTGCCGTCATCCATGCAGACGAAGTTGAGCAACGTGGGCGGCGCGGGCCTGGCGGGCGCGTTCGTGATGGGCAGCGTGTCCGGGTTCCTGGCGGCGCCGTGCACGGGGCCGGTGCTCACGGGCCTCCTGGCCTTCGTGGCGAAGTCCGCCAACACGACGCTGGGCGCGACGCTGCTGTTCATCTACGCGCTGGGCATCGGCGTGCCGTTCTTCCTCATCGGCGTGTTCACCGTGCGCCTGCCACGCGGCGGCGTGTGGATGGAGTGGGTGAAGAGCGTGCTGGGCATCATGCTGGTGGCGCTCGCGTTCTCGTACCTGAAGGACGCGTTCCCCTGGGCGCGCGACACCGTGAAGGCGCTGGGCGCGCAGGTGGGGCAGGTGCCCGGCGCGGTGGTGGCCGCGGTGCTGGTGACGGTGGGCGTCCTGGTGGGCGCGGTGCACCGCTCGTTCAAGGAGGGGCCGCGCGAGTTCGGCTTCAAGGCGCTGGGTGTGGCGCTGGTGGTGGGCGCGCTGGTGGTGCGCGGCGGCGCGCTGGACGCACGGCCCACGGGTGAGCTGTGGGTGCGCCTGGGGCTGCAGGAGCACCCGGTGGCGCCGTCCTGGCAGTGGCACCACGTGATGCCGGCGAAGACGGCGACGTTCGACGCGAGCCAGTTCGAGCAGGTGCTCGCGGCGGCGAAGAAGGAGGGCCGTCCGGTGCTCATCGACTTCTTCGCGGACTGGTGCGCGGCCTGCAAGGAGCTGGACCGGCTGACGTACCCGTCCTCGGAGGTCATCTCCCAGGCGCAGGACAGCCGCTTCCTCACCATCAAGATCGACGCGACGAACAGCGAGGACCACCTGGACGCGCTGATGGAGAAGCTGGGCGTGGAGGGCCTGCCCACGGTGGCCTTCGTGAACCCGGACGGCACGGTGCTGACGAAGCCGCGCGTGACGGGCTTCCTGGAGCCCGTGCCCTTCGCGGCGGAGATGCAGAAGGTGGTCCTCCAGTAG
- a CDS encoding tRNA-uridine aminocarboxypropyltransferase, translated as MRSSTPEDLSGRCERCYLPTALCLCADVPVIPTRTELLIIRHNKESQKSTNTARIAALALPRCHIVSYGAPGAPFDASVLDTPDTWLLFPDAPEAEGPPPKRLVVIDGSWAQARRMVQRVPALRRLPGLRLPPPAPDTRRLRKPPHPDGMSTLEAMAGALARLEGEDLAKPLLTLHELMIERVLASRGRLGWENYL; from the coding sequence ATGAGGTCCAGCACCCCGGAGGACCTGTCCGGCCGCTGCGAGCGGTGCTACCTGCCCACGGCCCTGTGCCTGTGCGCGGACGTGCCCGTCATCCCCACGCGCACGGAGCTGCTGATCATCCGGCACAACAAGGAGTCGCAGAAGAGCACCAACACGGCGCGCATCGCGGCGCTGGCGCTGCCCCGCTGCCACATCGTCTCCTATGGCGCGCCCGGGGCGCCCTTCGACGCGTCGGTGCTGGACACGCCGGACACGTGGCTCCTGTTCCCCGACGCGCCGGAGGCGGAAGGGCCACCGCCGAAGCGGCTGGTCGTCATCGACGGGAGCTGGGCGCAGGCGCGGCGCATGGTGCAGCGCGTCCCCGCCCTGCGCCGGCTGCCGGGCCTGAGGCTGCCGCCGCCCGCGCCGGACACGCGCCGGCTGCGCAAGCCGCCGCACCCGGACGGGATGTCCACGCTGGAGGCCATGGCCGGCGCGCTCGCGCGGCTGGAGGGAGAGGACCTGGCGAAGCCGCTCCTCACGCTGCACGAGCTGATGATCGAGCGGGTGCTCGCGAGCCGGGGCCGGCTGGGCTGGGAGAACTACCTCTAG
- a CDS encoding RNA polymerase sigma factor, with protein MVPGREEPPVREGSGGEFAAFAIRHQPVLVAIARNVCGRSASDCDDLVQDVLLRALLQWERLKRWPEPARRAWLVRVLHNRFLDQCRRQGAETDRRVDLHNVHMLFEDPEDAPEPEQWECVTEDELRQAVARLNEKLRQAFELHARGLRHAEIARRMNTPSAGTVGTWLFHARRRLKAMLHDTAERRRQERER; from the coding sequence ATGGTGCCAGGGAGGGAGGAGCCGCCAGTCCGGGAGGGCTCTGGAGGGGAGTTCGCCGCATTCGCGATCCGCCATCAGCCGGTGCTGGTCGCCATCGCGCGCAATGTCTGTGGCAGGAGTGCCAGTGATTGCGACGACCTGGTGCAGGACGTGCTCTTGCGCGCGCTGCTGCAATGGGAGCGGCTCAAGCGGTGGCCGGAGCCCGCGCGCCGCGCGTGGCTGGTGCGCGTGCTGCACAACCGGTTCCTGGACCAGTGCCGCCGCCAGGGCGCGGAGACGGACCGCCGGGTGGACCTGCACAACGTGCACATGCTCTTCGAGGATCCGGAGGACGCGCCGGAGCCCGAGCAGTGGGAATGCGTCACGGAGGACGAGCTGCGCCAGGCCGTGGCGCGGCTCAACGAGAAGCTGCGCCAGGCGTTCGAACTGCATGCGCGGGGCCTGCGCCACGCGGAGATCGCCCGGCGGATGAACACCCCCAGCGCGGGAACGGTGGGCACGTGGCTCTTCCACGCCCGCCGCCGCCTCAAGGCCATGCTCCACGACACCGCGGAACGCCGCCGCCAGGAGAGGGAACGATGA
- a CDS encoding anti-sigma factor family protein, translated as MSTACEDLQPFLDGSLSADDQRRVRGHLAGCDVCARRFHDLLQLEMLARLALEDAAESERWVSARQARETLPGSWDDAVPERWPGDVLATEVPPPPEREGRAWHQGARRFRRRCPGCANCCPWFSKTEAVEAVSAPRLPCPRSSRSGGTLLRPRSRR; from the coding sequence ATGAGCACCGCGTGTGAGGACCTCCAGCCCTTCCTGGATGGAAGCCTGTCCGCCGACGACCAGCGCCGCGTCCGCGGCCACCTGGCCGGCTGTGACGTCTGCGCCCGGCGCTTCCACGACCTCCTGCAGCTGGAGATGCTCGCGCGGCTGGCGCTGGAGGACGCGGCGGAGAGCGAGCGCTGGGTGTCCGCCCGTCAGGCCCGCGAGACGCTGCCCGGGTCCTGGGACGACGCCGTGCCGGAGCGCTGGCCGGGGGACGTGCTCGCCACGGAGGTGCCCCCTCCGCCCGAGCGAGAGGGCCGCGCGTGGCACCAGGGCGCGCGCCGCTTCCGCCGCCGCTGCCCGGGGTGCGCCAACTGCTGCCCCTGGTTCTCGAAGACGGAGGCCGTGGAGGCCGTCAGCGCGCCGCGTCTCCCGTGCCCGCGCTCCAGCCGCTCCGGTGGGACGCTGCTGCGCCCCCGCTCGCGGCGCTGA
- a CDS encoding zf-HC2 domain-containing protein: protein MDLWCKKLYRFLDGELESGDEEHFRLHLALCRACASGLHDAMQLEMLSVQALCGAVAHNDAPPPPSSVRAPFRLTLPRGRWRQALGAVLAMGLGAFAAFMTGDGFRPKDAWRADASARGLEARIAYPAADRYLPYVPVRTGAGDPAELAAEPPVPLRTLAALEERGDLHGIAAAYLVRGELRQASDFLSRSAPSVDRDNDRAVVAMAAGDFRGALDLLEGVLRQAPDHPQALWNRALALRAMGLPLQAAEAFEAVARRGEPGWSEEAGIRARALRQGGHFLK from the coding sequence ATGGATCTCTGGTGCAAGAAGCTCTACCGGTTCCTGGATGGGGAACTGGAGTCGGGGGACGAGGAGCACTTCCGGCTCCATCTGGCCCTCTGCCGCGCGTGCGCCAGCGGGCTGCATGATGCCATGCAACTGGAGATGCTCAGCGTCCAGGCCCTGTGTGGAGCGGTGGCCCACAACGACGCGCCGCCCCCGCCGTCCTCCGTCCGCGCGCCGTTCCGCCTCACCCTCCCGCGCGGCCGGTGGCGGCAGGCGCTGGGGGCGGTGCTGGCCATGGGGCTGGGGGCGTTCGCCGCGTTCATGACGGGGGACGGCTTCCGGCCGAAGGACGCGTGGCGGGCGGATGCGTCCGCGCGGGGGCTGGAAGCGCGCATCGCGTACCCGGCCGCGGACCGCTACCTCCCCTACGTTCCCGTCCGGACGGGCGCGGGGGACCCGGCGGAGCTCGCGGCCGAGCCTCCGGTGCCCCTGCGGACCCTGGCCGCGCTGGAGGAGCGGGGGGACCTGCACGGCATCGCGGCGGCCTACCTCGTGCGTGGCGAATTGCGTCAGGCCTCGGACTTCCTGTCGCGCAGCGCGCCCTCCGTGGACCGGGACAACGACCGGGCCGTGGTGGCGATGGCGGCGGGGGACTTCCGGGGCGCCCTGGACCTGCTCGAAGGCGTGCTGCGTCAGGCCCCGGACCATCCCCAGGCCCTGTGGAACCGGGCGCTGGCGCTCCGGGCCATGGGGCTCCCGCTCCAGGCTGCGGAAGCCTTCGAGGCGGTGGCCCGCCGGGGGGAGCCGGGGTGGAGCGAGGAGGCCGGAATCCGGGCCCGCGCGCTGCGGCAGGGGGGACACTTCCTGAAATAA
- a CDS encoding M24 family metallopeptidase produces the protein MKRWRGVLLPALSLGCLVACATAPVRDTAVPASSPVPPPSRERALRESWLKERHGLLLDMMRRHGVGMWVVVNEEFHDDPLTAWVAPPLPYAGNRDVFVFVDAGDAGLQKVALTGYATEAVTRFFTSPAVERKQAEALAELDARYHPRTIALAMDGRRGVTRGLTHDSYKWLVEALGPTAEARFVSAAPLIEEYLDTRLPGEFAPYRDLVVLTESLVKRALSNEVVVPGKTTVGEVRRWLYDALFEARVGTWFQPDLRVQRQGMKDGFSRGFLAVADEAVVIQRGDLLHVDFGVTALGLNTDWQKMAYVLKDGEKDAPEGLKRALANTQTLQDALMLRASRPGRSSADVYDATMAEMKERGIEAKVYSHPLGAQGHALGAAIDFRAASRQEAPRVLRKGSYLAVELSTTTAVPEWGGQQVAVMQEDPAYLTDEGWRFFVPRQDAFYLIH, from the coding sequence ATGAAGCGTTGGCGTGGAGTCCTTCTGCCCGCCCTGAGCCTGGGCTGCCTGGTGGCGTGTGCCACCGCGCCCGTGCGCGACACCGCCGTCCCCGCGTCCTCGCCCGTGCCTCCGCCGTCCCGGGAGCGGGCCCTGCGCGAGTCCTGGCTGAAGGAGCGGCACGGCCTGCTGCTGGACATGATGCGCCGGCACGGCGTGGGCATGTGGGTGGTGGTCAACGAGGAGTTCCACGATGATCCGCTGACGGCCTGGGTCGCGCCGCCCCTGCCCTACGCGGGCAACCGCGACGTGTTCGTCTTCGTGGACGCGGGCGACGCGGGGCTCCAGAAGGTCGCCTTGACGGGCTACGCCACGGAGGCCGTGACGCGCTTCTTCACCTCGCCCGCGGTGGAGCGCAAGCAGGCGGAGGCGCTCGCGGAGCTGGACGCGCGCTACCACCCGCGCACCATCGCGCTCGCCATGGACGGCCGGCGCGGCGTGACGCGCGGCCTGACCCACGACAGCTACAAGTGGCTGGTGGAGGCGCTCGGGCCCACGGCGGAGGCGCGCTTCGTGAGCGCGGCGCCGCTCATCGAGGAGTACCTGGACACGCGGCTGCCCGGCGAGTTCGCGCCCTACCGCGACCTGGTGGTGCTGACGGAGTCGCTGGTGAAGCGGGCGCTCTCCAACGAGGTGGTGGTGCCCGGCAAGACGACGGTGGGGGAGGTGCGCCGCTGGCTCTACGACGCGCTGTTCGAGGCGCGCGTGGGCACGTGGTTCCAGCCGGACCTGCGCGTGCAACGGCAGGGCATGAAGGACGGCTTCTCCCGAGGCTTCCTGGCGGTCGCGGACGAGGCGGTGGTCATCCAGCGTGGGGACCTCCTGCACGTGGACTTCGGCGTCACGGCGCTGGGGCTGAACACGGACTGGCAGAAGATGGCCTACGTGCTGAAGGACGGCGAGAAGGACGCGCCGGAGGGGCTGAAGCGCGCGCTGGCGAACACGCAGACGCTGCAGGACGCGCTGATGCTGCGGGCGTCGCGGCCGGGACGCTCGTCCGCGGACGTCTATGACGCGACGATGGCGGAGATGAAGGAGCGGGGCATCGAAGCGAAGGTCTACAGCCATCCGCTGGGCGCGCAGGGCCATGCGCTGGGCGCCGCCATCGACTTCCGCGCGGCGTCGCGGCAGGAGGCGCCCCGGGTGCTGCGCAAGGGCTCGTACCTCGCCGTCGAGCTCAGCACCACCACCGCCGTGCCGGAGTGGGGCGGGCAGCAGGTGGCGGTGATGCAGGAAGATCCGGCGTACCTGACGGACGAGGGCTGGCGCTTCTTCGTGCCGCGCCAGGACGCCTTCTATCTCATCCACTGA
- the rtcR gene encoding RNA repair transcriptional activator RtcR, with the protein MAQKAKTRRTVVIGMLGTTLDTGMGSQRWTRWRPTVSLCQQEDLLVHRLELLHPPQATSLAAVIQADIAQVSPETQVRLTSLPIRDPWNLEETYGALLDHVRAQSFHPEEEDYLVHITTGTHIAQICMFLLVESRLIPGRLVQTSPGKGKEHGAVGTHAIIDLDLSNYDTLAARFRRQQREGLSFLKSGIDTHNAAFNRLIERIEQVAVQSRAPLLLTGPTGAGKSQLAKRIYALKKARNQVAGPFVDLNCATLRGDGAMSTLFGHVKGAFTGAVGDRPGLMRQANGGVLFLDEIGELGADEQAMLLRALEDKRFLPVGADKEAESDFQLIAGTNRDLQLDVERGRFREDLLARINLWTFRLPALRERPEDIAPNLQYELDQASQALGTRVTMSKEAQEYFLRFATSPEARWSGNFRDLNAAVLRMSTLAAGGRMTREVVDEELERLRAQWRPAGTAATSGSEDVLAEVMGPARAAELDRFDRVQLADVVSVCRSARSLSDAGRTLFAQSRAQKKSVNDADRLRKYLARFGLAWSDVSGRDAE; encoded by the coding sequence ATGGCTCAAAAGGCGAAGACGCGGCGCACGGTCGTCATCGGGATGCTGGGGACGACGCTGGACACGGGGATGGGGTCGCAGCGCTGGACGCGGTGGCGGCCCACGGTGTCGCTGTGTCAGCAGGAGGACCTGCTGGTGCACCGGCTGGAGCTGCTGCACCCGCCCCAGGCGACGTCGCTGGCGGCGGTCATCCAGGCGGACATCGCGCAGGTGTCACCGGAGACGCAGGTGCGGCTGACGTCGCTGCCCATCCGGGACCCGTGGAACCTGGAGGAGACGTATGGCGCGCTGCTGGACCACGTGCGTGCGCAGTCCTTCCACCCGGAGGAAGAGGACTACCTGGTGCACATCACCACGGGCACGCACATCGCGCAGATCTGCATGTTCCTCCTGGTGGAGAGCCGGCTGATTCCGGGCCGGCTGGTGCAGACGTCCCCGGGCAAGGGGAAGGAACACGGGGCGGTGGGCACGCACGCCATCATCGACCTGGACCTGTCGAACTACGACACGCTGGCGGCGCGCTTCCGGCGGCAGCAGCGCGAGGGCCTGTCGTTCCTCAAGTCCGGCATCGACACGCACAACGCCGCGTTCAACCGGCTCATCGAGCGGATTGAACAGGTGGCGGTGCAATCCCGCGCGCCGCTGCTGCTGACGGGGCCCACGGGCGCGGGCAAGTCACAGCTCGCCAAGCGCATCTACGCGCTGAAGAAGGCGCGCAACCAGGTGGCGGGGCCGTTCGTGGACTTGAACTGCGCCACGCTGCGCGGCGACGGAGCCATGTCCACGCTCTTTGGCCACGTGAAGGGCGCGTTCACGGGCGCGGTGGGTGACCGGCCCGGACTGATGCGGCAAGCGAACGGCGGCGTGCTGTTCCTGGACGAGATTGGCGAGCTGGGTGCGGACGAGCAGGCCATGTTGCTGCGCGCGCTGGAGGACAAGCGGTTCCTGCCCGTGGGCGCGGACAAGGAGGCGGAGAGCGACTTCCAGCTCATCGCGGGGACGAACCGCGACCTCCAACTGGACGTGGAGAGGGGACGGTTCCGCGAGGACCTGCTCGCGCGCATCAACCTGTGGACCTTCCGGCTGCCCGCGCTGCGCGAGCGTCCAGAGGACATCGCGCCCAACCTGCAATACGAGCTGGATCAGGCCTCACAGGCGCTGGGCACCCGGGTGACGATGAGCAAGGAGGCCCAGGAGTACTTCCTGCGCTTCGCCACGTCCCCGGAGGCCCGGTGGAGCGGCAACTTCCGAGACCTCAACGCGGCGGTGCTGCGCATGTCCACGCTGGCCGCGGGCGGACGGATGACCCGCGAGGTGGTGGACGAGGAGCTGGAGCGGCTGCGCGCGCAGTGGCGGCCGGCGGGCACGGCGGCGACGTCCGGGAGCGAGGACGTGCTGGCGGAGGTGATGGGCCCGGCGCGCGCGGCGGAGCTGGATCGGTTCGACCGGGTGCAGCTCGCGGATGTGGTCTCTGTGTGCCGCTCCGCGCGCTCGTTGTCGGACGCGGGCCGGACGCTGTTCGCGCAGTCGCGTGCGCAGAAGAAGAGCGTCAATGACGCGGACCGGCTCCGGAAGTACCTGGCCCGCTTCGGGCTGGCCTGGTCCGACGTGAGTGGCCGTGACGCGGAGTGA